From Bacillus pumilus, one genomic window encodes:
- a CDS encoding TetR/AcrR family transcriptional regulator, with protein MPKIVDHHKQKQKVAQAAMRVIKQDGLENASVRKVAVEAGISAGSMRHYFSTQQELFLFSMTLIQERVKERMTGLQLNGSTEENVLTLLEQVLPLDEERRFEMEVWQAFTVKSLTEPDLQPLNAKMYDELFQTTQYCLMKLKEDGLLLDHIDLLVETERLYAVINGLALNGILQPHRLPPELIRSVLQMHLQSITKKDMSPS; from the coding sequence ATGCCAAAAATCGTCGATCACCATAAACAAAAACAAAAAGTCGCTCAAGCTGCCATGAGAGTGATTAAACAGGATGGATTGGAAAACGCTTCTGTACGAAAAGTAGCGGTAGAAGCTGGCATTTCTGCGGGTTCTATGCGTCATTATTTCTCCACACAGCAGGAGCTATTTCTTTTCTCTATGACATTGATTCAGGAAAGAGTCAAAGAGCGGATGACAGGACTTCAGCTGAACGGTTCAACGGAAGAAAATGTCCTCACGTTATTGGAACAGGTTCTTCCACTTGATGAAGAACGAAGATTTGAAATGGAGGTGTGGCAGGCTTTTACGGTCAAGTCGCTGACTGAACCAGATTTACAGCCGCTCAATGCAAAGATGTATGACGAGCTTTTCCAAACGACCCAATATTGTTTAATGAAATTAAAAGAGGATGGGCTTTTGCTTGATCATATCGATCTTTTAGTCGAAACTGAGCGGCTTTATGCGGTCATCAATGGGCTTGCATTGAATGGAATCTTGCAGCCTCATCGTTTACCGCCTGAGCTCATACGCTCCGTGCTGCAGATGCACCTGCAATCCATCACCAAAAAAGACATGTCTCCCTCATGA
- a CDS encoding metal ABC transporter substrate-binding protein, protein MKKVFAIRLIAVFIALVVIAGCSTKQNNSGKDDGTLKVVTTYSILYDIVKEVGGEHVSIHSIVPIGTDPHEFDPLPKDVQHTTDADLVLYNGLNLETGNGWFQKLLESSGKDGDDAPVAELSKGVKVKHLSSKGLESQQDPHAWLNVENGILYAQNARDALIEADPEHQEDYEKNTEAYIKKLQALHDEAKDKFDQLPKDKKLLVTSEGAFKYFADAYGLKAGYIWEINTESEGTPGQMKRIIHFVKDHQVPALFLETSVDQRSLESLSEETGVPIKGKVFTDSIGKKGEDGDSYYKMMKWNIDTIYKGLSS, encoded by the coding sequence ATGAAGAAGGTATTTGCAATCCGTTTGATCGCAGTATTCATTGCCCTTGTGGTCATCGCAGGCTGTTCTACTAAACAAAATAATTCCGGCAAAGATGACGGCACATTAAAAGTCGTCACGACCTACTCCATTCTTTATGACATTGTGAAGGAAGTAGGCGGAGAGCACGTCTCTATTCACAGCATTGTTCCCATTGGTACAGACCCACATGAATTCGACCCACTGCCAAAGGATGTTCAGCATACAACGGATGCAGACCTTGTTCTATATAATGGCTTAAACCTTGAGACAGGGAACGGCTGGTTTCAAAAGCTGCTCGAATCGAGTGGCAAGGATGGGGATGATGCACCTGTAGCCGAACTAAGTAAAGGCGTCAAAGTAAAGCACTTGTCTTCAAAAGGACTCGAAAGCCAGCAGGACCCCCACGCCTGGCTGAATGTCGAAAATGGGATTCTTTATGCTCAAAATGCCCGGGATGCGCTTATTGAAGCGGACCCTGAGCATCAAGAGGATTACGAAAAAAATACAGAAGCCTATATCAAAAAGCTTCAAGCGCTTCACGATGAAGCAAAAGACAAGTTTGATCAGCTGCCAAAAGACAAAAAGCTCCTTGTGACAAGTGAGGGAGCCTTCAAGTATTTTGCAGATGCCTATGGACTGAAAGCAGGCTACATTTGGGAGATCAACACAGAAAGTGAAGGAACACCTGGACAAATGAAGCGCATCATTCATTTTGTCAAAGATCATCAAGTTCCTGCGCTCTTTCTTGAAACAAGTGTCGATCAACGCAGCCTTGAAAGCTTATCTGAGGAAACCGGGGTTCCGATTAAAGGAAAAGTATTCACTGACTCTATTGGAAAGAAAGGTGAAGACGGAGACAGCTACTATAAGATGATGAAATGGAATATTGACACCATTTACAAAGGGCTTTCATCATAA
- a CDS encoding metal-sensing transcriptional repressor — MTEHEERHMASPRAEKDKDQLINRLKRVEGQVRGIQQMIENDRYCIDVVNQISAVNAALKKVSLQLMEKHTHHCVADAIKSGNGDEAIEELMNVFTKLAKS; from the coding sequence ATGACAGAACATGAAGAAAGACATATGGCTTCGCCTAGAGCCGAGAAGGATAAAGATCAATTGATCAATCGGTTGAAACGAGTGGAAGGACAAGTGCGCGGGATTCAGCAAATGATTGAAAACGATCGTTACTGTATAGATGTTGTCAATCAAATCTCCGCTGTCAATGCGGCTTTGAAAAAAGTTAGTCTTCAATTGATGGAAAAGCATACACATCACTGCGTAGCGGATGCCATTAAGAGCGGCAACGGGGATGAAGCCATTGAAGAGTTAATGAACGTCTTTACGAAACTGGCAAAATCGTAG
- a CDS encoding sensor histidine kinase encodes MNLLKKWLNTEPYLIVLLIVLTPIGGEFKFYPFEDSFRVSFGTVVFFFILLQMKKFPAWASGIIAGVSVFAFRVLLDTAVTGHLPLEEAVSLRFPSLLYYVVYGTLFYLLQVRRFRDQPWLIGATGIIMELCASVVEMIALRGTIDEILTMRTLFQLFVLAIFRSFFVLACYTMIRLYEEQARERQMKKEKEHLLMLLSNLYTESTYFHKTLAHAEHITATSYQLYQSLHHANDAESLDLKKLGKTALQIAGEVHEIKKDNQRIFSALSKLIHEENFQAYASPAHIAGLVIRIHENYAESLKKNIVFHYDEDGQHPAYHVYTILSLLNNIVSNAVEAIPVDGEVSLSISQKENQVIFQISDNGPGIKERNHHVIFKPGFTLKYDQAGNPSSGIGLSYVKDTAEKLGGSVEMKSIPNKQTIFTLTIPVDQVSRKEGIGR; translated from the coding sequence TTGAATCTACTGAAAAAATGGCTGAATACAGAGCCTTATTTAATTGTGTTGCTCATTGTACTGACACCGATTGGCGGAGAGTTCAAATTTTATCCATTTGAGGACAGCTTTCGGGTCAGTTTTGGAACCGTTGTCTTTTTCTTTATCCTGCTTCAAATGAAAAAATTCCCGGCATGGGCAAGCGGTATTATTGCAGGGGTATCTGTTTTTGCGTTTCGCGTGCTTCTTGATACAGCCGTCACAGGTCATCTTCCGCTGGAAGAGGCGGTTTCATTAAGATTTCCTTCCCTTCTTTATTATGTCGTCTATGGCACGCTCTTTTATTTATTACAGGTCAGACGTTTCCGCGATCAGCCTTGGCTCATTGGTGCGACAGGCATCATCATGGAACTGTGTGCGAGCGTTGTTGAAATGATTGCACTTCGTGGCACCATTGATGAAATCTTAACGATGCGGACGCTGTTTCAACTATTTGTTTTGGCGATTTTTAGAAGCTTTTTCGTGTTGGCTTGTTATACAATGATTCGATTATATGAAGAGCAGGCGAGAGAGCGTCAGATGAAAAAGGAAAAGGAACATCTGCTGATGCTTCTGTCTAACCTTTACACGGAATCTACATACTTTCATAAAACACTTGCACATGCTGAGCACATTACAGCGACATCCTATCAATTGTATCAATCCCTGCACCACGCAAACGATGCGGAGTCATTGGATTTGAAAAAGCTCGGAAAAACAGCCCTGCAAATTGCAGGAGAGGTACATGAGATCAAAAAGGATAACCAGCGGATTTTTTCTGCATTATCAAAGCTGATTCATGAAGAAAATTTCCAGGCTTATGCAAGTCCTGCCCATATTGCTGGGCTTGTGATTCGTATCCATGAAAATTACGCAGAATCTCTTAAAAAAAACATTGTCTTTCATTATGATGAAGATGGGCAGCATCCCGCCTATCACGTGTATACCATTCTATCTTTGTTAAATAATATTGTTTCCAATGCTGTCGAAGCCATTCCAGTGGATGGAGAGGTGTCACTCTCTATTTCACAGAAAGAGAACCAGGTGATCTTTCAAATCAGTGACAACGGGCCTGGCATTAAAGAGCGTAATCATCATGTTATTTTTAAACCCGGTTTTACTTTAAAATACGACCAGGCTGGGAATCCATCAAGCGGTATCGGGCTTTCCTATGTGAAGGATACAGCGGAGAAGCTTGGCGGAAGTGTTGAGATGAAGAGTATCCCAAATAAACAAACGATTTTCACGTTAACGATACCAGTGGATCAAGTCAGTAGGAAAGAGGGGATTGGGAGATGA
- the copZ gene encoding copper chaperone CopZ, whose product MEQATLQVQGMSCGHCVKAVEGNVGELTGVESVKVHLDKGQVDVSFHPDQVTLHRISDVIEEQGYDVV is encoded by the coding sequence GTGGAACAAGCAACACTTCAAGTGCAGGGCATGTCTTGTGGACATTGCGTGAAAGCAGTCGAAGGAAATGTAGGAGAATTAACAGGTGTTGAATCGGTGAAAGTCCATTTAGACAAGGGACAGGTGGATGTTTCATTTCATCCTGATCAAGTCACGTTACACCGAATCTCTGATGTGATTGAAGAACAGGGATATGATGTCGTATAA
- a CDS encoding response regulator: protein MRFFIVDDDEAVRSSLAQLIEDEELGIVAGEAEDGAELTASYLNDLHIDILCIDLLMPERDGLETIRAIKDEFHGKYLMLSQVETKELIGQAYTLGVEYYVTKPINRVEVLSVLHLMIERLHLEHSIENIQHSLKSVMQFQQRGQTKTKQRGKSLAEAGQFLLAELGIVGEKGSKDLLDMILFTDQYVALHTDHHDSFPSLKVIFTGITEDKLNEPYTSADIAREAKAAEQRVRRAINQSLKHIASLGLTDFSHPTFENYASKFFDFTIVRKKMSELTKETSGREEHTRINVKKFVQVLYYEAKRIFMED from the coding sequence ATGAGATTTTTTATTGTTGATGATGATGAAGCCGTGCGTTCTTCTCTGGCTCAGCTCATTGAAGATGAAGAGCTTGGCATTGTCGCAGGGGAAGCAGAGGATGGCGCAGAGTTAACGGCAAGCTACTTAAATGATTTGCACATTGATATCTTATGTATTGATCTATTGATGCCGGAAAGAGACGGTCTTGAAACGATTCGAGCCATTAAGGATGAGTTTCATGGGAAATACTTAATGCTGTCGCAGGTAGAAACAAAGGAATTAATCGGCCAGGCGTATACGCTTGGTGTTGAGTATTATGTGACAAAGCCAATCAATCGTGTAGAGGTCTTAAGTGTGCTCCATCTCATGATTGAACGTCTTCATTTAGAGCATTCAATTGAAAACATTCAGCACTCACTCAAATCCGTCATGCAGTTTCAGCAGCGCGGTCAGACGAAAACGAAGCAGCGGGGGAAAAGTCTTGCAGAGGCAGGTCAGTTCTTGCTGGCAGAGCTTGGGATTGTGGGTGAGAAGGGGTCTAAAGATTTATTAGATATGATTCTCTTCACAGATCAGTATGTAGCGCTGCATACCGATCATCACGATTCTTTTCCTTCTTTAAAGGTCATTTTTACCGGAATCACGGAGGATAAATTAAATGAGCCGTACACATCAGCAGACATTGCAAGAGAAGCGAAGGCAGCGGAACAGCGGGTAAGACGTGCGATCAACCAATCTTTGAAACACATCGCATCACTTGGGTTAACTGATTTTTCTCATCCGACCTTTGAAAATTATGCATCTAAATTCTTTGATTTCACCATCGTGCGAAAGAAAATGAGTGAATTAACAAAAGAGACGAGCGGGAGAGAAGAACACACCCGTATCAATGTGAAGAAATTTGTGCAGGTGCTCTACTACGAAGCAAAACGTATTTTTATGGAAGATTAA
- a CDS encoding heavy metal translocating P-type ATPase — protein MKKEIDFQITGMTCAACAGRIEKGLNRLEGVEDANVNLALETSHIVYETEQLTPDDLKQKIQSFGYGVVMEQAEFDIEGMTCAACANRIEKKINRMDGVDHGSVNFALETLQVTYHPGQTSTSDIKEAVQSIGYSLIEPAADEAEEGKKDHRQAAIEKQTARFLFSMILSLPLLWAMVSHFSFTSFIWLPEAFMNPWVQLALAAPVQFIVGWPFYVGAYKALRNKSANMDVLVALGTSAAFFYSLYESIQSAVQGTREAALYYETSAVLITLIVLGKLMEARAKGRSSEAIQKLMGLQAKEAVIERDGKEMTVPISEVKVNDLVFVKPGEKVPVDGEIVEGTTAIDESMITGESLPVDKTAGDAVIGATINKNGFVKVKATKVGKETALSQIIRVVEQAQGSKAPIQRMADQISGIFVPIVVGIAVLTFLIWFFLIDPGNVTSALETFIAVIVIACPCALGLATPTSIMAGSGRAAESGILFKGGEHLEVTQSLDTVVLDKTGTVTKGEPSLTDVMVSDNWTEDTLLQLAGSAEQQSEHPLARAITDGMKEQGLEAVEIEAFQADPGHGIEAKAAGHKLLIGTRKLLQKHHIPYDQVEASVTLLEQQGKTAMLVAIDGEVAGIVAVADTIKSSSPQAIKRLKEQGIHVVMMTGDNKLTADAIAKQAGIDHVIAEVLPEEKAAHIAALQEQGKKVAMVGDGINDAPALATANIGMAVGTGTDVAMEAADITLMTGDLHAIADALEFSKKTMRNIKQNLFWALAYNCIGIPIAAFGLLAPWLAGAAMAFSSVSVVLNALSLQRLKPVREGVAQ, from the coding sequence ATGAAAAAGGAAATCGACTTTCAAATTACGGGGATGACCTGTGCTGCCTGTGCAGGCCGCATCGAAAAGGGATTGAACAGGCTGGAAGGTGTGGAGGATGCCAATGTGAATTTGGCGCTGGAAACATCTCATATTGTGTATGAAACAGAACAACTAACACCAGATGATCTGAAGCAAAAAATTCAATCCTTTGGCTACGGTGTGGTGATGGAGCAAGCAGAGTTTGATATAGAGGGAATGACGTGTGCGGCTTGTGCCAACCGAATCGAGAAAAAAATTAACCGGATGGATGGTGTTGATCACGGATCTGTGAACTTTGCGCTTGAGACACTTCAGGTCACGTATCACCCTGGCCAAACGTCTACAAGTGATATAAAGGAGGCGGTTCAGTCCATTGGATATTCTTTAATTGAACCAGCTGCAGACGAAGCAGAAGAAGGAAAGAAAGATCATCGCCAAGCAGCAATAGAGAAGCAGACGGCACGCTTTTTATTTTCAATGATCCTGTCACTGCCGCTTCTTTGGGCAATGGTCAGCCATTTTTCCTTCACGTCTTTTATTTGGCTGCCAGAAGCGTTCATGAATCCATGGGTTCAGCTGGCTTTAGCAGCGCCGGTTCAGTTCATTGTCGGCTGGCCCTTCTATGTAGGAGCATATAAAGCTTTACGTAATAAAAGTGCCAACATGGATGTTCTTGTCGCACTTGGGACATCAGCTGCGTTTTTCTATAGTTTATACGAAAGCATTCAGTCAGCGGTTCAAGGCACACGTGAGGCAGCCCTCTATTATGAAACAAGTGCTGTGCTTATTACGTTGATCGTGCTCGGAAAATTAATGGAAGCAAGAGCAAAAGGGAGATCATCAGAAGCGATTCAAAAGCTGATGGGCCTACAAGCGAAAGAAGCGGTCATCGAGCGAGATGGAAAAGAGATGACCGTGCCTATTTCCGAAGTAAAAGTGAATGATCTTGTGTTTGTCAAACCGGGTGAGAAAGTGCCGGTAGATGGAGAGATCGTGGAGGGAACAACCGCAATTGATGAGTCCATGATTACGGGAGAAAGTCTGCCTGTTGATAAAACGGCTGGTGATGCGGTCATCGGGGCAACCATCAATAAAAATGGGTTTGTGAAAGTGAAAGCGACAAAGGTTGGGAAAGAGACCGCCCTTTCACAGATTATCAGAGTCGTAGAACAAGCACAGGGCTCAAAAGCACCGATTCAAAGGATGGCAGATCAAATATCAGGGATATTTGTTCCTATCGTTGTAGGAATTGCTGTGCTCACGTTCCTGATATGGTTTTTCCTTATTGACCCAGGAAATGTGACGTCAGCCCTTGAAACGTTTATCGCAGTCATCGTCATCGCATGTCCGTGTGCGCTCGGTCTTGCCACACCAACCTCTATAATGGCTGGCAGCGGCCGTGCAGCTGAATCAGGCATTTTGTTTAAAGGCGGGGAGCATTTAGAAGTGACCCAATCACTTGACACGGTGGTTTTAGATAAAACAGGGACTGTGACAAAAGGGGAGCCGAGTCTGACAGATGTGATGGTATCTGACAATTGGACAGAAGATACGCTGCTTCAGCTAGCAGGATCGGCAGAACAGCAGTCGGAACACCCGCTTGCCAGAGCGATCACAGACGGAATGAAGGAACAAGGTCTTGAAGCGGTCGAGATCGAAGCCTTCCAAGCAGACCCAGGCCATGGAATTGAAGCAAAGGCCGCAGGACACAAGCTTTTGATTGGAACGCGTAAGCTATTACAGAAACATCATATCCCATATGATCAAGTCGAAGCATCCGTCACACTACTGGAGCAGCAAGGGAAAACAGCTATGCTTGTCGCGATTGACGGCGAAGTCGCCGGCATTGTCGCAGTGGCAGATACGATCAAATCATCCTCACCTCAAGCTATCAAGCGTCTGAAAGAGCAAGGGATTCACGTTGTGATGATGACAGGTGATAACAAGCTGACGGCAGACGCGATTGCGAAACAGGCGGGCATTGATCATGTCATTGCGGAAGTCCTGCCTGAGGAAAAGGCTGCTCACATTGCGGCGCTTCAGGAACAAGGAAAGAAAGTCGCCATGGTCGGAGATGGCATCAATGATGCCCCGGCTCTTGCGACAGCGAATATTGGGATGGCAGTTGGAACAGGGACAGATGTTGCCATGGAAGCAGCAGATATCACGCTCATGACAGGAGACCTCCATGCCATTGCAGATGCGCTTGAATTTAGTAAAAAAACAATGAGAAACATCAAGCAAAATCTATTTTGGGCGCTTGCTTATAACTGCATTGGGATACCGATAGCTGCTTTTGGTCTTCTTGCGCCATGGCTTGCAGGAGCAGCAATGGCCTTTAGCTCCGTGTCGGTTGTATTGAATGCGCTCAGTTTGCAGCGTTTGAAACCGGTTAGAGAGGGAGTGGCACAATGA
- a CDS encoding DUF6376 family protein has protein sequence MKKYVISLLFSGTLVLSGCSGLLDQVSDTTTYVTEANEYVTDIQQFTEDFPQLAEEAVKNAAKKAELTQQLESLKADIQEFNELTAPKIAEDLHVQIIEKNKVLSEEIQTYLQQLKADNIDVAAMLEDQQGLIKQLQQSVNLLQDIEQLTN, from the coding sequence TTGAAAAAATATGTGATCTCTTTGTTATTTTCGGGCACGCTTGTATTAAGTGGATGCTCCGGTTTGCTTGACCAAGTAAGTGATACAACGACATATGTCACAGAGGCAAATGAGTATGTGACGGACATTCAGCAATTTACGGAGGACTTTCCACAGCTCGCAGAAGAAGCTGTAAAAAACGCCGCCAAAAAAGCAGAATTAACCCAGCAGCTTGAATCATTGAAAGCAGACATTCAAGAATTTAATGAACTGACAGCACCAAAAATAGCAGAAGACCTGCATGTGCAGATCATTGAAAAAAATAAGGTGCTGTCAGAGGAAATTCAAACGTATTTACAGCAATTGAAAGCGGACAACATCGACGTTGCTGCTATGCTTGAGGACCAGCAAGGGTTGATCAAGCAGCTTCAGCAGTCCGTCAATCTATTGCAGGACATTGAACAATTAACAAACTAA
- the aspA gene encoding aspartate ammonia-lyase, which produces MTKLQDKQVRIERDFLGEKEVDTQAYYGIQTLRAVENFPITGYHVHEELIKALGIVKKAAALANMDTQRLYSGLGEKIVQAADEVIEGKWNNQFIVDPIQGGAGTSMNMNANEVIANRALELLGKEKGAYTELSPNTHVNMSQSTNDVFPTAIHISTLNMIEKLLYTMENMHQVMTEKAQEFDHVIKMGRTHLQDAVPIRLGQEFSAYAKVLARDIKRIKQSRQHLYEVNMGATAVGTGLNADPKYIRQVVGYLSDISGLPLVGAEDLVDATQNTDAYTEVSAALKVCMMNMSKMANDIRLMASGPRAGFGELHLPPRQPGSSIMPGKVNPVMPEVMNQVAFQVIGNDHTICLASEAGQLELNVMEPVLIFNLLQSLSMMKNVFESFMDNCLRDLKADETRLKEYVEKSAGVMTAVNPHIGYEAAARIAREAILTGASVRELCLQNDVLTEEELDVILNPFEMTKPGIAGASLLEKDRLED; this is translated from the coding sequence ATGACGAAGCTACAGGACAAGCAAGTTCGAATCGAACGAGACTTTCTAGGTGAAAAGGAAGTAGACACTCAAGCGTATTATGGAATTCAAACATTACGTGCAGTAGAGAACTTTCCAATTACTGGCTACCATGTTCATGAGGAACTCATCAAAGCATTAGGGATTGTCAAAAAGGCAGCCGCACTTGCAAATATGGATACACAACGACTATATTCTGGTCTTGGAGAAAAAATTGTTCAAGCCGCAGATGAGGTTATTGAAGGAAAATGGAACAATCAATTTATTGTCGATCCAATTCAAGGCGGGGCTGGCACTTCAATGAATATGAATGCCAATGAAGTCATTGCAAATAGAGCGCTTGAACTACTAGGAAAGGAAAAAGGCGCTTATACTGAGCTAAGTCCAAACACGCATGTGAACATGTCGCAGTCAACAAACGACGTTTTCCCAACAGCGATTCATATTTCAACATTGAATATGATTGAAAAACTACTTTATACGATGGAAAACATGCATCAAGTCATGACGGAAAAAGCGCAGGAATTCGATCATGTGATCAAAATGGGACGTACGCATCTTCAGGACGCTGTTCCAATCAGACTTGGTCAGGAGTTTAGTGCTTATGCAAAGGTTCTTGCTCGTGATATTAAACGTATCAAGCAGTCTAGACAGCATTTATATGAAGTCAATATGGGAGCAACAGCAGTCGGAACTGGATTGAATGCTGATCCTAAATATATTCGTCAGGTGGTAGGCTATCTATCTGACATTAGCGGATTACCGTTAGTTGGAGCTGAAGACTTAGTAGATGCCACGCAAAATACGGATGCTTATACAGAAGTATCTGCTGCACTTAAAGTATGTATGATGAATATGTCCAAAATGGCGAACGATATTCGTTTGATGGCTTCAGGGCCAAGAGCAGGTTTTGGTGAGCTTCACTTGCCGCCGAGACAGCCAGGTTCATCCATCATGCCAGGGAAAGTCAACCCAGTGATGCCTGAGGTCATGAACCAAGTGGCATTCCAAGTCATCGGAAATGACCACACGATCTGTCTTGCATCAGAGGCTGGTCAGCTTGAACTGAACGTCATGGAACCAGTTTTAATATTCAACTTACTACAATCTCTCAGCATGATGAAAAATGTGTTTGAGTCCTTCATGGACAACTGCCTGCGTGATCTAAAAGCAGATGAAACGAGATTAAAAGAATATGTAGAAAAAAGTGCTGGTGTCATGACAGCGGTGAATCCGCATATTGGTTATGAAGCTGCTGCACGAATTGCAAGAGAAGCGATTCTTACAGGCGCATCTGTACGTGAGCTTTGTCTGCAAAATGATGTGTTAACAGAAGAAGAGCTTGACGTCATCTTGAATCCTTTTGAAATGACCAAACCAGGTATTGCTGGCGCATCACTTTTAGAAAAGGATCGTTTAGAAGATTAA
- a CDS encoding cation:dicarboxylate symporter family transporter yields MKKLGLASQILIALVLGVIVGALFYQNETVINVLTPIGDIFIHLIKMIVLPIVIAALIVAVAGVGDMKTIGRLGGKTILYFEIVTTIALAVGLLAANVFHPGTGIDMSNMEKGDISKYEETSKASSEKASFSETIVHLVPTNVFQSIAEGDLLPTIFFTVLFGLGIAAVGDKGKPVLGFFEGILEAMFWVTNKVMKFAPFGVFALISVTVIKFGVGALLPLGKLVLVVYGTMAFFVIVVLGIIAKLAGTSVFTLFRVLKEEIILAFSTASSEAVLPRLMDKMEKFGCPKAITSFVIPTGYTFNLDGSAIYQSIAAIFVAQMYGMPLSIYEQITLLLILMLTSKGMAGVPGASIVVVITTLGAMGLPLEGLAFIVGIDRILDMVRTTVNVFGNSLAAIVMSKWEKVFDQEKSKKYIEELKQQTKAA; encoded by the coding sequence ATGAAAAAGTTAGGGTTAGCTTCTCAAATACTCATTGCACTTGTTCTGGGTGTTATCGTGGGAGCGCTGTTTTATCAAAATGAAACCGTTATTAATGTGTTAACGCCGATTGGCGATATATTCATCCATTTAATTAAAATGATCGTTCTTCCAATTGTTATTGCTGCGTTGATTGTAGCAGTAGCTGGTGTAGGGGATATGAAAACCATCGGAAGACTCGGCGGAAAAACCATTCTTTACTTCGAAATTGTGACAACGATTGCATTAGCAGTGGGACTGCTTGCAGCAAACGTCTTCCATCCTGGTACAGGAATTGACATGAGCAACATGGAAAAAGGCGATATCTCTAAATATGAAGAGACATCGAAAGCTTCTTCCGAAAAAGCGAGTTTCTCTGAAACCATTGTGCATCTAGTGCCAACAAACGTTTTCCAATCCATTGCAGAAGGTGATCTATTACCAACGATCTTCTTTACAGTCTTATTCGGATTAGGAATTGCGGCAGTAGGAGACAAAGGGAAACCAGTATTAGGATTCTTTGAGGGTATACTCGAAGCCATGTTCTGGGTGACCAATAAAGTGATGAAGTTTGCACCATTTGGTGTATTCGCGCTCATCAGTGTGACGGTGATCAAATTCGGGGTCGGAGCGCTTCTCCCGCTAGGTAAACTGGTACTTGTCGTTTACGGTACAATGGCATTCTTCGTTATTGTCGTACTTGGCATTATCGCAAAATTAGCTGGAACAAGCGTCTTTACACTATTTAGAGTGCTAAAAGAAGAAATCATTCTTGCATTCTCAACAGCAAGTTCAGAAGCTGTACTGCCTAGACTTATGGATAAAATGGAGAAGTTCGGCTGCCCGAAAGCGATCACGTCGTTCGTTATCCCAACAGGCTACACCTTTAACCTAGATGGAAGTGCCATCTATCAATCCATTGCCGCCATATTTGTTGCACAAATGTACGGCATGCCGCTTTCCATCTATGAGCAAATTACGTTACTATTAATCTTGATGCTGACATCTAAAGGAATGGCTGGTGTACCAGGTGCATCAATCGTTGTTGTCATCACAACACTTGGTGCAATGGGACTGCCGCTTGAAGGACTTGCCTTCATCGTTGGGATCGACCGTATACTTGACATGGTTCGTACAACTGTTAACGTATTTGGTAACTCACTTGCCGCCATTGTCATGTCTAAGTGGGAAAAAGTTTTTGATCAAGAGAAATCGAAGAAGTATATTGAGGAATTAAAACAACAAACAAAAGCAGCGTAA